One stretch of Eupeodes corollae chromosome 2, idEupCoro1.1, whole genome shotgun sequence DNA includes these proteins:
- the LOC129945833 gene encoding dysbindin protein homolog has translation MLENIKKKLNNAFKEGIHMTENISTQFSRVTSPTLDSNNDPELGIPPEINIAAGAELLQKYEDAWINTYEANKANVEVAKNITETIDRLQQRMQTRQVNINDMMTCLAGLPTIEANLKASLEKFNQIEALGFAVEEKIADLLNVTQMLDRQELIIQMNLEAKCKEMIELEAQQQKEATEQRLKIQKEEEKLKQLQQERQAVFDDAFQSDMQAFKQTGGVAKIELKGPRVMTLEEIDLDNDDTNDLEDFLND, from the exons ATGTTagaaaacattaagaaaaaactaaacaatgcatttaaagaGGGCATCCATATGACCGAGAATATATCCACTCAGTTTTCTCGTGTGACTTCGCCAACTCTTGACTCAAACAACGACCCAGAATTGGGAATTCCTCCGGAAATCAATATTGCTGCTGGTGCAGAACTATTGCAAAAATATGAAGATGCCTGGATAAATACTTATGAAGCCAATAAAGCAAATGTCGAGGTAGCAAAGAATATAACTGAAACAATTGATAGACTTCAGCAACGAATGCAAACGCGCCAGGTTAATATAAACGATATGATGACATGTTTAGCGGGACTGCCCACGATAGAAGCCAACTTAAAAGCTAGCcttgaaaaattcaatcaaattgaaGCTTTGGGTTTTGCTGTCGAAGAGAAAATAGCCGATTTATTGAATGTTACTCAAATGCTAGACAGGCAGGAACTtataattcaaatgaatttgGAAGCCAAATGCAAGGAAATGA TCGAGCTTGAAGCTCAGCAACAAAAAGAAGCAACAGAACAAAGgctaaaaatccaaaaagaagAGGAAAAGCTTAAACAACTGCAACAAGAACGACAAGCCGTTTTTGATGATGCCTTTCAAAGTGACATGCAGGCATTCAAGCAAACCGGTGGAGTAGCAA AAATCGAGCTTAAAGGCCCCAGAGTTATGACATTGGAAGAAATTGATCTGGACAACGATGATACAAATGACCTggaagattttttgaatgacTAA
- the LOC129945978 gene encoding non-canonical poly(A) RNA polymerase protein Trf4-1-like, whose product MDPFVGWFQEEQEGPALRTWYKIWETNAHEMSQLLDLQQQFQQQQQQQQNTKNGNTNPTNNSNMIMMNRERDRDTTNAAFHQILDQQQQNAPSNEQQQQRERPTNDRGSYYNPSRRKIGRIVDNKASTYNLNRHVEKLISKYRGCPWRVPNYVYGRGVIGLHEEIEQFYHYVLPTPAEHAIRNEVVLRIEAVVHTIWPAAVVEIFGSFRTGLFLPTSDIDLVVLGMWEKLPLRTLETELIARGIAEPSSVRVLDKASVPIIKLTDRESQVKVDISFNMQSGVQSAELIKEYKQQFPLLAKLVLVLKQFLLQRDLNEVFTGGISSYSLILMCISFLQLHPRQIHSETANLGVLLLEFFELYGRKFNYMKIGISIKNGGRYIPKEDLQREMVDGHRPSLLCIEDPLTAGNDIGRSSYGALQVKQAFEYAYLMLSQAVSPLNNYASDCNERSILGRIIRITDDVIDYREWIRENYEHLLVTRMSPGGGVANTGLMLTGGGSVPMGQTQKQYQQLQQHHHMISGGGGGGGGGGNNSNNDYRRRGSTSSGDDSEDSKEGDIETNMMSTRGDT is encoded by the coding sequence ATGGATCCTTTTGTTGGCTGGTTTCAAGAGGAACAGGAGGGTCCAGCGCTACGAACGTGGTACAAGATCTGGGAGACCAATGCTCATGAAATGAGCCAATTGCTCGACTTGCAGCAGCAAtttcagcaacaacaacaacagcagcagaacaCCAAGAACGGCAACACCAACCCCACAAATAACTCCAACATGATTATGATGAACAGAGAACGCGACCGTGATACAACCAATGCTGCCTTCCACCAGATCCTGGATCAACAGCAACAGAATGCGCCGTCAAACGAGCAGCAGCAACAGCGCGAACGTCCCACAAATGACCGAGGAAGCTATTATAATCCGTCGCGGAGGAAAATCGGTCGCATCGTCGACAATAAAGCATCCACTTACAATCTAAACAGGCATGTCGAAAAACTCATCAGCAAATACAGAGGTTGTCCGTGGCGCGTTCCCAATTACGTGTACGGACGCGGCGTTATCGGCCTGCACGAGGAGATCGAACAGTTTTATCATTATGTCCTGCCAACGCCCGCCGAACATGCCATCCGCAACGAGGTCGTCCTCCGCATAGAAGCCGTCGTCCATACAATCTGGCCAGCCGCCGTGGTCGAGATATTCGGATCATTCCGAACGGGATTGTTTCTGCCCACGTCAGATATTGATCTGGTGGTTCTGGGTATGTGGGAAAAGCTGCCACTGCGTACCCTCGAAACAGAGCTTATTGCGCGCGGAATCGCTGAGCCGTCATCGGTGCGGGTGCTGGACAAAGCGTCGGTGCCCATTATTAAGTTGACGGATCGCGAATCGCAGGTAAAAGTGGACATTTCTTTTAACATGCAGTCAGGAGTTCAATCGGCCGAACTGATCAAAGAGTACAAGCAACAATTTCCGTTGCTGGCCAAGTTGGTTCTGGTTCTGAAGCAGTTCCTGCTGCAGCGCGACCTCAACGAGGTCTTTACTGGCGGCATTTCATCCTATTCCCTTATTCTGATGTGCATCAGTTTCTTGCAGCTGCATCCGCGCCAAATACACTCTGAGACCGCCAATTTGGGCGTATtgcttttggaattttttgagttGTATGGCCGCAAATTTAACTACATGAAAATCGGCATCAGTATAAAGAACGGTGGCCGATATATTCCCAAGGAGGATCTTCAGCGCGAAATGGTCGATGGCCACCGGCCGTCGTTGCTATGCATTGAGGATCCCCTTACCGCTGGCAACGACATTGGGCGCTCGTCGTACGGAGCGCTTCAAGTGAAGCAAGCCTTTGAGTACGCTTACCTGATGCTCTCGCAAGCGGTATCGCCTCTCAACAATTATGCGAGTGACTGCAACGAGCGCTCCATACTCGGTCGCATCATTCGCATCACAGATGATGTGATCGACTATCGCGAATGGATACGAGAAAATTATGAACATCTGCTAGTCACAAGAATGTCGCCTGGTGGCGGTGTCGCTAACACAGGCCTAATGCTCACCGGAGGCGGCTCTGTGCCAATGGGACAAACGCAAAAGCAATATCAGCAGCTTCAGCAACATCATCATATGATCAgtggtggcggcggcggcggtggggGAGGCGGAAACAATAGTAACAATGACTATCGACGGCGCGGAAGTACCTCGAGCGGCGACGACTCCGAAGACAGCAAAGAGGGGGACATAGAAACGAATATGATGTCAACACGCGGTGACACATGA